A single window of Modestobacter italicus DNA harbors:
- a CDS encoding MIP/aquaporin family protein — MSGLYGSSTTQNVPRVAVAELIGTYLLVLAGTSVAVAALLDQPIAGGTADSLAIALAFGLALVALVNALGHVSGAHLNPAVTVALAATGAFPWRYVPAYLLAQLGGAVLASLTVWLTYGDAARDQASLAATLPGGGVSTLTVFVIEAVVTFFLVLVIVSVATDSRVAKGAAGLAVGFTLAVCVLVAGPLSGGAVNPARALGPMIVAGEFDGAWAYVLGPVLGAVLAAVLYARFLSRGQDPAQAEDPATSAA; from the coding sequence ATGTCCGGCCTCTACGGCAGCAGCACCACCCAGAACGTCCCGCGCGTCGCCGTCGCCGAGCTGATCGGCACCTACCTGCTCGTCCTCGCCGGCACCTCGGTCGCCGTCGCGGCACTGCTCGACCAGCCGATCGCGGGCGGGACAGCCGACTCGCTGGCCATCGCGCTCGCCTTCGGCCTGGCCCTGGTGGCGCTGGTCAACGCGCTCGGCCACGTGTCCGGCGCGCACCTCAACCCCGCGGTCACCGTGGCGCTGGCGGCCACCGGCGCCTTCCCGTGGCGGTACGTGCCGGCCTACCTGCTGGCCCAGCTCGGCGGCGCCGTGCTGGCCAGCCTCACCGTGTGGCTCACCTACGGGGACGCCGCGCGGGACCAGGCCTCGCTGGCCGCGACCCTGCCCGGTGGCGGGGTCAGCACGCTGACCGTGTTCGTCATCGAGGCGGTGGTGACCTTCTTCCTGGTGCTGGTCATCGTCTCGGTGGCGACCGACAGCCGGGTGGCGAAGGGCGCTGCCGGTCTGGCCGTCGGGTTCACCCTGGCCGTCTGCGTGCTGGTGGCCGGTCCGCTGTCCGGCGGCGCGGTGAACCCGGCCCGCGCCCTCGGCCCGATGATCGTCGCCGGGGAGTTCGACGGCGCGTGGGCCTACGTCCTGGGTCCGGTGCTCGGTGCGGTGCTGGCCGCCGTCCTGTACGCGCGGTTCCTCAGCCGGGGCCAGGACCCGGCCCAGGCCGAGGACCCCGCCACCTCGGCCGCCTGA
- a CDS encoding TerC family protein, with protein sequence MDVPFWIWAITIAAIVGMLVFDFVGHVRTPHAPSLREAATWSAVYIGIAVVFGLLVLWFGGATPGGEYFAGYITEKSLSVDNLFVFVLIMASFGVPRIAQQKVLLFGITFALVLRTIFILVGAAAIENFSWVFYLFGAILIYTAWVQARSGGHGGEEEYQENAVLRLVRKVVPTTEEHHDDKMTVKLQGKRYITPLAIALIAIGTADIIFAVDSIPAIFGLTQDTYLVFAANAFSLLGLRQLFFLIDGLLDRLVYLAYGLAVILAFIGAKLVIHALHTNELSWVNGGEHITVIPEIPTWLSLAVILVTLVVTTLTSLRHDRKVRERRQARDAARPVEAGTAAGTGTNSDTYTGTDDDADPVDEQVRPAAGR encoded by the coding sequence ATGGACGTCCCCTTCTGGATCTGGGCGATCACGATCGCCGCGATCGTCGGGATGCTGGTCTTCGACTTCGTCGGCCACGTCCGGACCCCGCACGCACCCTCGCTGCGCGAGGCGGCCACCTGGTCGGCGGTCTACATCGGCATCGCCGTCGTCTTCGGGCTGCTGGTGCTGTGGTTCGGCGGCGCAACCCCGGGCGGTGAGTACTTCGCCGGCTACATCACCGAGAAGAGCCTCTCGGTGGACAACCTCTTCGTCTTCGTCCTCATCATGGCCAGCTTCGGCGTGCCGAGGATCGCCCAGCAGAAGGTGCTGCTCTTCGGCATCACCTTCGCCCTGGTGCTGCGCACGATCTTCATCCTGGTCGGCGCCGCGGCCATCGAGAACTTCAGCTGGGTCTTCTACCTCTTCGGCGCCATCCTCATCTACACCGCCTGGGTGCAGGCCCGCAGCGGTGGCCACGGCGGCGAGGAGGAGTACCAGGAGAACGCCGTCCTGCGGCTGGTGCGCAAGGTCGTCCCGACGACCGAGGAGCACCACGACGACAAGATGACGGTGAAGCTGCAGGGCAAGCGGTACATCACCCCGCTGGCCATCGCGCTGATCGCCATCGGCACCGCCGACATCATCTTCGCCGTCGACTCGATCCCGGCGATCTTCGGCCTCACCCAGGACACCTACCTGGTCTTCGCCGCCAACGCGTTCTCCCTGCTGGGTCTCCGGCAGCTGTTCTTCCTCATCGACGGGCTGCTCGACCGGCTGGTCTACCTCGCCTACGGCCTCGCGGTGATCCTCGCCTTCATCGGCGCCAAGCTCGTCATCCACGCGCTGCACACCAACGAGCTGTCCTGGGTCAACGGCGGCGAGCACATCACCGTCATCCCGGAGATCCCGACCTGGCTGTCGCTGGCGGTCATCCTGGTGACCCTGGTGGTGACGACGCTGACCAGCCTCCGGCACGACCGGAAGGTGCGCGAGCGCCGTCAGGCCCGGGACGCCGCCCGCCCGGTGGAGGCCGGCACGGCTGCCGGCACGGGCACGAACTCGGACACCTACACCGGCACGGACGACGACGCCGACCCGGTCGACGAGCAGGTCCGCCCGGCGGCCGGCAGGTGA
- a CDS encoding DUF2891 domain-containing protein, with protein sequence MTPELLAAAPELAATALRTVREEFPNGLYVHYTGPGDAPVRPRDRHPAFYGSYDWHSAVEMHWVLLRLLRVAPAAVPAAAVRAVLDEHWTPEAIAAEVAFAVAQPGWERPYGWAWALTLVEEAASWAAAPDAPDDVRRWAAVLQPLADHFLGAFARWLPAATYPVRSGLHPNSAFGLLMALPAARRAGSADVLTDAALRWFGGDVDAPVRWEPSGSDFLSPSLVEAVLMTAVLPDPGPWLTRFLPDPRFTPAVVADVSDGQTAHLHGLNLSRAWCLRRLARALPASADRLLAAAGEHAAAALPHVSGSDYMVEHWLAAYALLYLDEQY encoded by the coding sequence GTGACCCCGGAACTGCTCGCCGCCGCGCCGGAGCTCGCCGCCACCGCGCTGCGGACGGTGCGCGAGGAGTTCCCCAACGGGTTGTACGTGCACTACACCGGGCCGGGGGACGCCCCGGTGCGGCCGCGGGACCGGCACCCGGCGTTCTACGGCAGCTACGACTGGCACTCCGCGGTGGAGATGCACTGGGTGCTGCTCCGGCTGCTGCGAGTGGCCCCCGCCGCGGTGCCCGCCGCGGCGGTCCGGGCGGTGCTGGACGAGCACTGGACCCCCGAGGCGATCGCGGCGGAGGTGGCCTTCGCCGTCGCGCAGCCGGGCTGGGAGCGGCCCTACGGCTGGGCGTGGGCGCTGACCCTGGTCGAGGAGGCGGCCTCCTGGGCCGCGGCGCCGGACGCCCCGGACGACGTCCGCCGGTGGGCCGCCGTGCTCCAGCCGCTGGCCGACCACTTCCTCGGCGCGTTCGCCCGCTGGCTGCCCGCGGCCACCTACCCGGTGCGCTCCGGGCTGCACCCCAACAGCGCCTTCGGCCTGCTGATGGCCCTACCGGCTGCCCGCCGGGCGGGCAGCGCCGACGTGCTCACCGACGCCGCGCTGCGCTGGTTCGGCGGGGACGTCGACGCGCCGGTGCGCTGGGAGCCGTCGGGCTCGGACTTCCTCTCCCCGTCGCTGGTCGAGGCGGTGCTGATGACGGCGGTGCTGCCCGACCCCGGACCCTGGCTGACCCGGTTCCTGCCGGACCCGCGGTTCACCCCGGCGGTGGTCGCCGACGTCAGCGACGGGCAGACCGCCCACCTGCACGGGCTGAACCTGTCGCGGGCCTGGTGCCTGCGCCGGCTGGCCCGGGCGCTGCCGGCCTCCGCCGACCGGCTGCTGGCCGCCGCCGGCGAGCACGCCGCGGCGGCGCTGCCCCATGTCAGCGGCAGCGACTACATGGTCGAGCACTGGCTGGCCGCCTACGCGCTGCTCTACCTGGACGAGCAGTACTGA
- the uvrB gene encoding excinuclease ABC subunit UvrB — MSTSTDIRPTRGRFQVVSEFEPSGDQPTAIKALAERVNAGETDTVLLGATGTGKSATTAWLIEQVQRPTLVMAPNKTLAAQLANEFKELMPDAAVEYFVSYYDYYQPEAYVPQTDTYIEKDSSINEEVERLRHSATNSLLTRRDVIVVSTVSCIYGLGTPQEYVERALKVKVGEQRERDELLRTLVTEQYTRNDLSFTRGTFRVRGDTIEVFPVYEELACRIEMFGDEIERLYYLHPLTGEVVREVDELFVFPATHYVAGPERMERAIQTIEAELEQRLAELDKQGKLLESQRLRMRTTYDIEMMRQVGFCSGIENYSRHIDGRAPGSAGACLIDYFPDDFLLVIDESHVTVPQIGGMYEGDMSRKRTLVEHGFRLPSAMDNRPLKWEEFTDRIHQTVYLSATPGHYELGRVQGDVVEQVIRPTGLIDPEVVVKPTKGQIDDLVHEIRLRTEKDERVLVTTLTKKMSEDLTDYLLELGIKVRYLHSEVDTLRRVELLRELRQGEYDVLVGINLLREGLDLPEVSLVAILDADKEGFLRSGTSLIQTIGRAARNVSGQVHMYADKITPSMAQAIDETSRRREKQMAYNTEHGIDPTPLRKKIVDILDGIYKAAEDAEASTELLGGSGRQQSRGKSPVPGLSSKSKAKAGSIDVQGLPRNELADMITNMNEQMLAAARELQFEVAARLRDELNELKRELRQFDAAHA; from the coding sequence GTGTCCACCTCCACCGACATCCGGCCCACCCGCGGGCGGTTCCAGGTCGTCAGCGAGTTCGAGCCCTCCGGTGACCAGCCGACGGCGATCAAGGCCCTCGCCGAGCGGGTCAACGCGGGGGAGACGGACACCGTGCTGCTGGGTGCCACCGGCACCGGCAAGTCGGCGACCACCGCCTGGCTGATCGAGCAGGTGCAGCGCCCGACGCTGGTCATGGCCCCGAACAAGACCCTCGCCGCCCAGCTGGCCAACGAGTTCAAGGAGCTGATGCCCGACGCCGCCGTCGAGTACTTCGTCTCCTACTACGACTACTACCAGCCCGAGGCCTACGTCCCGCAGACGGACACCTACATCGAGAAGGACTCCTCGATCAACGAGGAGGTCGAGCGGCTCCGGCACTCGGCGACCAACAGCCTGCTCACCCGGCGCGACGTGATCGTCGTCTCGACCGTCTCCTGCATCTACGGCCTGGGCACGCCGCAGGAGTACGTGGAGCGCGCGCTCAAGGTGAAGGTCGGCGAGCAGCGCGAGCGCGACGAGCTGCTGCGCACCCTGGTCACCGAGCAGTACACCCGCAACGACCTGTCGTTCACCCGCGGCACGTTCCGGGTCCGCGGCGACACGATCGAGGTGTTCCCGGTCTACGAGGAGCTCGCCTGCCGGATCGAGATGTTCGGCGACGAGATCGAGCGGCTGTACTACCTGCACCCCCTCACCGGCGAGGTCGTGCGCGAGGTCGACGAGCTGTTCGTCTTCCCGGCCACCCACTACGTCGCCGGCCCGGAGCGGATGGAGCGGGCGATCCAGACCATCGAGGCCGAGCTGGAGCAGCGGCTCGCCGAGCTGGACAAGCAGGGCAAGCTGCTGGAGTCCCAGCGGCTGCGCATGCGCACCACCTACGACATCGAGATGATGCGCCAGGTCGGGTTCTGCTCCGGGATCGAGAACTACTCCCGGCACATCGACGGCCGCGCGCCCGGGTCGGCCGGTGCCTGCCTCATCGACTACTTCCCCGACGACTTCCTGCTCGTCATCGACGAGTCGCACGTGACGGTGCCGCAGATCGGCGGCATGTACGAGGGCGACATGAGCCGCAAGCGCACCCTCGTCGAGCACGGCTTCCGGCTGCCCTCGGCGATGGACAACCGGCCGCTGAAGTGGGAGGAGTTCACCGACCGGATCCACCAGACGGTCTACCTGTCGGCCACGCCGGGGCACTACGAGCTCGGTCGGGTCCAGGGTGACGTGGTGGAGCAGGTCATCCGCCCCACCGGGCTGATCGACCCCGAGGTGGTGGTCAAGCCGACCAAGGGCCAGATCGACGACCTGGTGCACGAGATCCGGCTGCGCACCGAGAAGGACGAGCGGGTCCTGGTCACCACGCTGACCAAGAAGATGTCCGAGGACCTCACCGACTACCTGCTCGAGCTCGGCATCAAGGTCCGCTACCTGCACTCCGAGGTCGACACGCTGCGCCGGGTGGAGCTGCTGCGCGAGCTGCGCCAGGGCGAGTACGACGTGCTCGTCGGCATCAACCTGCTGCGCGAGGGGCTCGACCTGCCCGAGGTGTCGCTGGTGGCGATCCTCGACGCGGACAAGGAGGGCTTCCTCCGCTCCGGGACGTCGCTGATCCAGACGATCGGCCGCGCCGCGCGCAACGTGTCCGGGCAGGTGCACATGTACGCCGACAAGATCACCCCGTCGATGGCGCAGGCGATCGACGAGACCAGCCGCCGGCGCGAGAAGCAGATGGCCTACAACACCGAGCACGGCATCGACCCGACGCCGCTGCGGAAGAAGATCGTCGACATCCTCGACGGCATCTACAAGGCCGCGGAGGACGCCGAGGCCTCGACCGAGCTGCTGGGCGGGTCGGGCCGGCAGCAGTCGCGGGGCAAGTCGCCGGTGCCGGGGCTGTCGTCGAAGAGCAAGGCCAAGGCCGGCTCGATCGACGTGCAGGGCCTGCCGCGCAACGAGCTCGCCGACATGATCACCAACATGAACGAGCAGATGCTGGCGGCCGCCCGCGAGCTGCAGTTCGAGGTCGCCGCCCGCCTGCGCGACGAGCTGAACGAGCTCAAGCGCGAGCTGCGCCAGTTCGACGCCGCCCACGCCTGA
- a CDS encoding TerC family protein, whose product MELPVWFEVATFVGLTVLLLADLALVVRRPHEPSVKEATAWVVFYVALALAFGVVVLAVTNGQFATEFYAGWLTEYSLSVDNLFVFVIIMARFQVPRKLQQEVLMVGIIIALVLRGVFILLGAAVIERFTWVFYIFGAFLVYTAINLVRNRDEDEDYEENALIRRMRKVLPITKDFHESKIRVTEGGKKYWTPMIVVFLALGTTDLLFALDSIPAIFGLTKEPFIVFTANIFALMGLRQLYFLLGGLLKRLVYLSIGLAVILAFIGVKLIMEALHTNELPFINGGEPIEAVPEIPIWLSLSVILGVLVVATVASLLKTRGQTPDDDERPQVAGGEQQVQTDDSGRTAAATEADEPRRT is encoded by the coding sequence GTGGAGCTCCCCGTCTGGTTCGAGGTCGCGACGTTCGTGGGGCTCACGGTCCTCCTGCTCGCCGATCTCGCCCTCGTCGTCCGTCGTCCGCACGAGCCGTCGGTGAAGGAGGCGACCGCCTGGGTCGTCTTCTACGTCGCCCTGGCGCTCGCCTTCGGGGTGGTCGTGCTGGCGGTGACCAACGGCCAGTTCGCGACCGAGTTCTACGCCGGCTGGCTGACCGAGTACTCGCTGTCGGTCGACAACCTCTTCGTGTTCGTGATCATCATGGCCCGCTTCCAGGTGCCCCGGAAGCTGCAGCAAGAGGTCCTGATGGTCGGGATCATCATCGCGCTGGTGCTGCGCGGGGTCTTCATCCTGCTGGGCGCCGCGGTGATCGAGCGCTTCACCTGGGTCTTCTACATCTTCGGCGCCTTCCTCGTGTACACCGCGATCAACCTGGTCCGGAACCGCGACGAGGACGAGGACTACGAGGAGAACGCGCTCATCCGGCGGATGCGCAAGGTCCTGCCGATCACCAAGGACTTCCACGAGAGCAAGATCCGGGTCACCGAGGGCGGCAAGAAGTACTGGACGCCGATGATCGTGGTGTTCCTCGCGCTCGGCACCACCGACCTGCTCTTCGCGCTGGACAGCATCCCGGCGATCTTCGGCCTCACCAAGGAGCCGTTCATCGTCTTCACCGCGAACATCTTCGCGCTGATGGGCCTGCGCCAGCTCTACTTCCTGCTCGGTGGGCTGCTCAAGCGGCTGGTCTACCTCTCGATCGGCCTCGCGGTGATCCTGGCCTTCATCGGCGTGAAGCTGATCATGGAGGCGCTGCACACCAACGAGCTGCCGTTCATCAACGGCGGCGAGCCGATCGAGGCGGTGCCGGAGATCCCGATCTGGCTCTCGCTCAGCGTCATCCTCGGCGTCCTGGTCGTCGCCACGGTCGCCAGCCTGCTCAAGACCCGCGGGCAGACGCCGGACGACGACGAGCGGCCGCAGGTGGCGGGCGGTGAGCAGCAGGTGCAGACCGACGACAGCGGGCGCACGGCCGCGGCCACCGAGGCCGACGAACCCCGCCGTACCTGA
- a CDS encoding S9 family peptidase produces the protein MRPTDLSLLRVPGVPTVSPDGATAVVAVTRLDLDADEYRSQLWTVPTDGSEPARPLTHGHRDTEPVYSPDGRWLAYLSAEPKGKPQLHVLATAGGVARALTDHHLGAGTPVWSPDSRRLAYTARVPEAGRYGTDEDVPPAAEAPRLITTLTYRADGVGFTNDRRSHVFVVDLPAETEDDGVAPPTPFQVTGGDVDDTDVTWSPSGAELAFVSARHEGADTDRVSDVYTVRPDGTGLRKVTASRSAVAHPAYDPDDPDGSTIYLTAQPDLGPLGRDFVGRNTTLCRVPAAGGEVEPLLDPEEHDRGDETPATVVAGGAAFFGVQRRGAVELLRVPLSGGAPEALVDGHYTVRGIAVGGGVVVATVAHDRSAGELIAVTPGRRRLITGFGAPLQATGRLHRMRETTATAPDGYPVHGWVTTPPGPGPHPVLLTVHGGPFAQYGWTLFDETQAYVEAGYAVLQCNPRGSSGYGEAHGRVIKEHMGELDADDVVAFLDAALEDPTLDSSRVGIMGGSYGGFMTTLLVGRTDRFVAAISERAFNDPVSFVGSSDIGFFFPDEYVGTDPERVAAQSPMASAHRITTPTMVIHSEEDWRCPLEQGTRLFVELKRRGVPTELLLFPGEGHELSRSGRPKHRQARLEHVLRWWGRWLPTPQNSSAVAALPAGQASSNGRAPHAEPLTVQATRLP, from the coding sequence ATGCGGCCGACCGACCTCTCCCTGCTGCGCGTCCCGGGTGTGCCGACGGTGTCCCCCGACGGCGCGACCGCCGTCGTCGCCGTCACCCGGCTGGACCTGGACGCCGACGAGTACCGCAGCCAGCTGTGGACCGTGCCCACGGACGGGTCGGAGCCGGCCCGCCCGCTGACCCACGGGCACCGCGACACCGAGCCGGTGTACTCGCCGGACGGACGCTGGCTGGCCTACCTCTCGGCCGAGCCGAAGGGCAAGCCGCAGCTGCACGTGCTGGCGACGGCCGGGGGAGTGGCGCGTGCGCTCACCGACCACCACCTGGGCGCCGGGACGCCGGTCTGGTCGCCGGACTCCCGCCGGCTGGCCTACACCGCGCGGGTCCCCGAGGCCGGGCGCTACGGCACCGACGAGGACGTGCCGCCCGCGGCCGAGGCGCCGCGGCTGATCACCACGCTGACGTACCGCGCCGACGGGGTCGGCTTCACCAACGACCGGCGCAGCCACGTCTTCGTGGTGGACCTGCCGGCCGAGACCGAGGACGACGGCGTCGCGCCGCCGACACCGTTCCAGGTCACCGGCGGGGACGTCGACGACACCGACGTCACCTGGAGCCCGAGCGGCGCCGAGCTGGCCTTCGTCTCCGCCCGGCACGAGGGCGCGGACACCGACCGGGTCAGCGACGTCTACACCGTGCGCCCGGACGGCACCGGGCTGCGGAAGGTGACCGCGTCCCGGTCGGCGGTCGCCCACCCGGCCTACGACCCCGACGACCCCGACGGCAGCACCATCTACCTCACCGCGCAGCCCGACCTCGGCCCGCTGGGTCGGGACTTCGTCGGCCGGAACACCACGCTGTGCCGGGTGCCCGCCGCCGGCGGGGAGGTCGAGCCGCTGCTGGACCCCGAGGAGCACGACCGCGGCGACGAGACCCCGGCGACGGTGGTCGCGGGCGGGGCGGCGTTCTTCGGCGTCCAGCGCCGCGGCGCGGTCGAGCTGCTGCGGGTCCCGTTGTCCGGCGGTGCGCCCGAGGCGCTGGTCGACGGGCACTACACCGTGCGCGGGATCGCGGTGGGCGGCGGCGTCGTCGTCGCCACCGTGGCGCACGACCGGTCCGCCGGCGAGCTGATCGCCGTCACCCCGGGCCGGCGCCGGCTGATCACCGGGTTCGGCGCCCCGCTGCAGGCCACCGGCCGGCTGCACCGGATGCGCGAGACGACGGCGACCGCACCCGACGGCTACCCGGTGCACGGCTGGGTCACCACCCCGCCGGGCCCGGGGCCGCACCCGGTGCTGCTCACCGTGCACGGCGGCCCGTTCGCCCAGTACGGCTGGACGCTGTTCGACGAGACCCAGGCCTACGTCGAGGCCGGGTACGCGGTGCTGCAGTGCAACCCGCGCGGCTCCTCCGGCTACGGCGAGGCGCACGGGCGGGTCATCAAGGAGCACATGGGCGAGCTCGACGCGGACGACGTCGTCGCGTTCCTGGACGCCGCGCTCGAGGACCCGACCCTGGACTCCTCCCGGGTCGGCATCATGGGCGGCTCCTACGGCGGGTTCATGACGACGCTGCTGGTCGGCCGCACCGACCGGTTCGTCGCCGCGATCAGCGAGCGGGCCTTCAACGACCCGGTGAGCTTCGTCGGCTCCTCCGACATCGGGTTCTTCTTCCCCGACGAGTACGTGGGCACCGACCCGGAGCGGGTCGCCGCCCAGTCGCCGATGGCCTCGGCGCACCGGATCACCACGCCGACGATGGTGATCCACTCGGAGGAGGACTGGCGCTGCCCGCTGGAGCAGGGCACCCGGCTGTTCGTCGAGCTCAAGCGCCGCGGCGTCCCGACCGAGCTGCTGCTGTTCCCGGGGGAGGGCCACGAGCTGTCCCGCTCCGGCCGGCCGAAGCACCGGCAGGCCCGGCTGGAGCACGTGCTGCGCTGGTGGGGGCGGTGGTTGCCGACCCCGCAGAACAGCTCCGCGGTCGCCGCGCTGCCGGCCGGTCAGGCGTCGTCCAACGGGCGCGCCCCGCACGCCGAGCCGCTGACCGTGCAGGCCACCCGGCTGCCGTGA
- a CDS encoding metal-dependent hydrolase family protein produces the protein MTRRVFSGGRVLDGTGAPAAPADVLVEDGRIVDVGPGLDGDEVVDCTGATVLPGLFDCHVHVMMSGVDTLRQLQTPFGYGYYEALHNLRRTLAQGITSVRDAGGADLGVAEAVRSGLIAGPRMQIAISMLSQTGGHGDGWHVCGADLPIFAPHPGRPATVVDGPDEMRRTVRQLLRAGADVIKVATSGGVLSARDDPRHPHFRAAELDVLVEEAEAAGVHVMSHAQGAGGIKAAVRAGIRSIEHGIFLDDEAIELMLQRGTWLVPTLAAPRAVLAAVAAGASLPQSVIDKARNVQAAHDESVGRAIAAGVKVAMGTDSGVGPHGDNLVELGLMADCGMRPEQAWHATTLSAAELLGVADQLGSLEPGKRADVVVLEGDATDLTGLSGRVREVWRDGELVATGGATVEAGTVPPR, from the coding sequence ATGACGCGACGCGTGTTCTCCGGCGGCAGGGTCCTCGACGGCACGGGCGCCCCGGCCGCACCGGCCGACGTGCTGGTCGAGGACGGCCGGATCGTCGACGTCGGCCCCGGGCTGGACGGCGACGAGGTCGTCGACTGCACCGGTGCGACCGTGCTGCCCGGCCTCTTCGACTGCCACGTGCACGTGATGATGAGCGGCGTCGACACCCTGCGGCAGCTGCAGACGCCGTTCGGCTACGGCTACTACGAGGCGCTGCACAACCTGCGGCGCACCCTGGCGCAGGGCATCACCTCGGTCCGCGACGCCGGCGGTGCCGACCTGGGCGTCGCCGAGGCGGTGCGCAGCGGGTTGATCGCCGGCCCGCGGATGCAGATCGCGATCAGCATGCTGTCCCAGACCGGCGGCCACGGCGACGGCTGGCACGTCTGCGGCGCCGACCTGCCGATCTTCGCCCCGCACCCCGGTCGGCCGGCGACCGTCGTCGACGGCCCCGACGAGATGCGGCGCACCGTCCGCCAGCTGCTCCGGGCCGGCGCCGACGTGATCAAGGTGGCCACCAGCGGCGGCGTCCTCTCCGCCCGGGACGACCCGCGGCACCCGCACTTCCGCGCCGCCGAGCTCGACGTCCTGGTCGAGGAGGCCGAGGCGGCCGGCGTGCACGTCATGTCCCACGCCCAGGGTGCCGGCGGGATCAAGGCCGCGGTGCGCGCCGGGATCCGGTCGATCGAGCACGGCATCTTCCTCGACGACGAGGCGATCGAGCTGATGCTGCAGCGCGGCACCTGGCTCGTGCCGACCCTGGCCGCACCCCGCGCGGTGCTGGCCGCGGTGGCCGCCGGCGCCTCGCTGCCGCAGTCGGTGATCGACAAGGCGCGCAACGTGCAGGCGGCCCACGACGAGTCGGTCGGCCGGGCGATCGCGGCGGGCGTGAAGGTCGCCATGGGCACCGACAGCGGTGTCGGGCCGCACGGGGACAACCTCGTCGAGCTGGGCCTGATGGCCGACTGCGGGATGCGCCCGGAGCAGGCCTGGCACGCCACCACCCTGTCGGCGGCGGAGCTGCTCGGGGTGGCCGATCAGCTGGGCAGCCTCGAGCCCGGCAAGCGGGCCGACGTCGTCGTCCTCGAGGGCGACGCCACCGACCTCACCGGCCTGTCCGGCCGGGTCCGCGAGGTGTGGCGGGACGGCGAGCTGGTGGCCACCGGCGGCGCGACGGTCGAGGCGGGCACCGTCCCGCCGCGCTGA